In Fluviispira sanaruensis, a genomic segment contains:
- a CDS encoding MBL fold metallo-hydrolase, with translation MGLIFRQLTDKVSNTYTYIIGDSRSKDIAIVDTVHENTAEYLILIKENNWNLKYLIETHVHADHITAVNQLKNLFANCIVLLSSKSEVQYQHQKVTDGETIFIGNISLQFFDTPGHTPDCISILVENNRLLTGDCMFIGGCGRTDFQSGNNKDMYESLIKIISLPDDVLIYPCHDYKNRFVSTVQEEKITNKQLLHKNLSEFENDLNSWNLPPPKKIKESVPANLLGGLNPVF, from the coding sequence ATGGGACTCATATTTAGACAATTGACGGATAAAGTCTCAAATACCTATACCTATATCATAGGCGATAGCAGGTCCAAAGATATAGCTATTGTTGATACTGTCCATGAAAATACTGCAGAGTATTTAATTCTTATAAAAGAAAATAATTGGAATCTTAAATATTTAATTGAAACTCATGTACATGCGGATCATATTACAGCTGTCAACCAATTAAAAAATCTTTTTGCTAATTGCATTGTTTTGCTCAGTTCAAAGAGTGAAGTTCAATATCAACACCAAAAAGTAACAGATGGTGAAACTATTTTTATTGGAAATATTTCACTGCAATTTTTTGACACCCCTGGCCACACTCCTGATTGCATTTCCATTTTAGTAGAAAATAATAGGCTTCTTACAGGTGATTGCATGTTTATCGGTGGATGCGGACGCACCGACTTTCAATCTGGAAATAATAAAGATATGTATGAATCTTTAATTAAAATAATCTCTCTCCCAGATGATGTCCTTATTTACCCATGTCACGACTATAAAAATCGCTTTGTTTCAACTGTCCAAGAAGAAAAAATAACAAATAAACAACTGCTCCATAAAAATTTAAGTGAATTTGAAAATGATCTTAATTCCTGGAATCTTCCACCACCCAAAAAAATAAAGGAATCGGTTCCTGCAAATTTATTGGGAGGCTTAAATCCTGTTTTTTAG
- a CDS encoding NAD(P)-binding protein — translation MSISRRDFLNGISISIAAGLTPLDVLNAAPTKNIYYPPELTGLRGNHPGSFENAHKLGRENIKFPLDSSPIEENYDAIIVGGGISGLSAAYFYQKKFGKNAKILVIDNHDDFGGHAKRNEFHIDGKMILAYGGTESLQSPKTNYSKIAVDLLKELSVDIDHLGSKFRQNFYPDLGLSRAVFFNKEDFGVDKMVTGDPSRAVADDIDHKRLNGRRVQDFINDFPFSNNDKKSLINLHEKKIDYLPEKTVQDKIKYLEKISYKEFLMKHAGISKQVANYFQSRSNDFFAIGVDSISALEARCLDLPGLDGMNLPPLDAESNNNLNDPYIYHFPDGNASIARLLVRKMIPQVGKGNNMDDLILAKFDYTKLDLKNSPVRIRLNSTVVNVKQKAKNVDLGYLDKEGKLHRLETKHCVMACYNMMIPYIIPDLPSEQKLALSKNVKAALVYSKVILRNWQAFKQFGVHEIYAPKMNYSRIKIDYPVEFKNYTHSKNPSDPICLHMVYVPTMPDSGLDARTQARLGRAKLLTTPFAEMENDLRQQLQRMLGSQGFNHKKDILALTVNRWSHGYSYSAKDLFDDKNENEKIIQLAAKPFGNITIANADSAWNPYTHVAIDMAHRAVQEFATLT, via the coding sequence ATGAGTATCAGTCGTCGTGATTTTTTAAATGGTATCTCAATTTCAATCGCAGCTGGCCTAACCCCACTCGATGTCCTAAATGCTGCACCCACTAAAAATATTTATTACCCACCAGAATTAACCGGCTTAAGAGGAAATCATCCGGGTTCATTTGAAAATGCGCATAAACTCGGACGAGAAAATATAAAATTTCCCCTTGATAGTTCTCCTATCGAAGAAAATTACGATGCGATTATAGTCGGAGGAGGAATAAGTGGTCTTTCTGCAGCATATTTTTACCAAAAGAAATTCGGAAAAAACGCCAAGATCCTTGTCATCGACAATCATGATGATTTCGGGGGGCATGCTAAAAGAAATGAATTTCATATCGACGGCAAAATGATCCTTGCCTATGGTGGCACGGAGTCCTTACAGTCACCAAAAACAAATTATAGTAAAATTGCGGTTGACCTCTTAAAAGAATTATCTGTGGATATTGATCATTTAGGCTCTAAATTTCGCCAAAATTTTTATCCCGACCTTGGCTTAAGCCGTGCCGTATTTTTTAACAAGGAAGATTTTGGTGTGGACAAAATGGTAACAGGTGATCCCAGTCGCGCTGTTGCCGATGACATCGACCACAAACGTCTGAATGGCAGACGTGTTCAAGACTTTATCAATGACTTTCCTTTTTCTAACAATGATAAAAAATCTTTGATAAATTTACATGAAAAAAAGATCGATTACCTTCCAGAAAAAACTGTGCAAGATAAAATAAAATATTTGGAAAAAATCAGTTACAAAGAATTCTTAATGAAACATGCAGGAATAAGTAAACAGGTGGCAAACTATTTTCAGTCGCGTAGCAATGATTTCTTCGCAATTGGTGTGGATAGCATTTCTGCTCTTGAAGCACGCTGCCTTGATCTTCCAGGGCTTGATGGGATGAATCTTCCTCCCCTTGATGCCGAGTCCAATAACAACTTGAATGATCCTTATATTTATCACTTTCCCGATGGCAATGCCTCGATTGCTCGCTTGCTTGTGCGTAAAATGATCCCACAGGTGGGTAAAGGTAACAATATGGATGATCTTATTTTAGCCAAATTCGATTATACAAAATTGGATTTAAAAAACTCTCCTGTGCGTATTCGCCTCAACAGCACGGTTGTAAATGTAAAGCAAAAGGCAAAGAATGTTGATCTTGGATATTTAGACAAAGAGGGAAAGTTACACCGCTTAGAGACAAAACACTGCGTCATGGCTTGTTACAATATGATGATCCCTTATATTATTCCCGATCTGCCGAGTGAACAAAAATTAGCTCTAAGCAAAAATGTCAAAGCAGCTCTCGTCTACTCAAAAGTTATTTTACGCAATTGGCAGGCATTTAAACAATTTGGCGTTCATGAAATATACGCACCCAAAATGAATTATTCTCGGATTAAAATTGATTATCCTGTTGAATTTAAAAACTACACACATTCAAAAAATCCAAGCGATCCCATTTGCCTGCACATGGTCTATGTGCCCACGATGCCTGACTCAGGCCTCGATGCACGCACCCAAGCTCGCCTCGGTCGGGCAAAATTACTCACCACTCCATTTGCAGAAATGGAAAATGATCTCCGCCAACAATTGCAACGGATGCTTGGCAGTCAAGGATTCAATCATAAAAAAGATATTCTTGCTCTCACAGTCAACCGTTGGTCGCACGGTTATTCATATAGCGCAAAAGATTTATTTGATGATAAAAATGAGAATGAAAAAATAATTCAATTGGCTGCAAAACCTTTTGGCAATATTACTATTGCCAATGCAGATTCAGCCTGGAATCCCTATACACATGTGGCAATAGACATGGCGCACAGAGCAGTGCAGGAATTTGCAACGCTCACTTGA
- a CDS encoding IS701 family transposase: protein MKIANIKDLSLKVSQFIDGFRSVFKRNDRVHWCKTYIYGLILDGERKSIGAMASRISNANEQSLQQFVNQSQWSFHELIISLNKYMINRLKMNEFIFSLDDTSLPKKGDESVGVSRQYCGVQGKISNCQVIVTLHAISNKIHFPVTARLYLPDGWIKNSKKLDKVKVPLEERNFKEKWRIALDLIDESIQLFKIKSLVFDAAYGCNRNFLNELDKRKINFVGHIRNNEKFWSKNIPIKSVVPRKRNLQTKLRDYDNPVDNRYKPRSALRIAEELFSKGSNIKIIQIRRKNENIKVEYVATRVMECISRPWQKVGKERWLLVEKRKDGVLKYYISNYSKTYPKDEIIELMHKRWKIEQGYQILKEELGLDHYEGRSWLGLHHHIALCFLAYYFINEFDKKKLEISFSAVRRYINRIFQTIFCPFCDNTFPCFPKLILNTS from the coding sequence ATGAAAATAGCAAATATAAAAGATCTTTCATTAAAAGTTTCACAATTTATCGATGGTTTTAGATCGGTTTTTAAAAGAAATGATAGAGTACATTGGTGTAAAACTTACATATATGGATTGATATTAGATGGCGAGAGAAAATCTATAGGAGCAATGGCATCAAGAATTTCAAATGCAAATGAACAGTCTTTACAGCAATTTGTTAATCAAAGTCAATGGTCTTTTCATGAGCTTATTATAAGTTTAAATAAATATATGATTAATAGACTGAAAATGAATGAATTTATTTTTTCTCTCGATGATACAAGTCTTCCAAAAAAGGGGGATGAGAGTGTTGGTGTATCAAGACAATATTGTGGAGTTCAAGGTAAGATTTCTAACTGTCAAGTAATTGTTACCTTACATGCGATTTCTAATAAAATACATTTTCCAGTTACTGCAAGGCTATATTTGCCAGATGGATGGATTAAAAATTCAAAAAAATTAGATAAAGTAAAAGTACCTTTAGAGGAAAGAAACTTCAAAGAAAAGTGGAGAATAGCACTTGATTTGATTGATGAAAGCATCCAGTTATTCAAAATAAAATCATTAGTTTTTGACGCAGCTTATGGGTGTAATAGAAATTTTCTAAATGAACTTGATAAGAGAAAAATAAATTTTGTAGGACATATTAGAAATAACGAGAAATTTTGGTCAAAGAATATTCCAATAAAAAGTGTAGTTCCGAGAAAACGCAATTTACAAACAAAACTTAGAGATTATGACAATCCTGTAGATAATAGATATAAGCCCCGCTCTGCTTTAAGGATAGCAGAAGAGTTATTTTCAAAAGGAAGTAATATCAAAATAATTCAAATCCGACGGAAAAATGAAAATATAAAAGTAGAATATGTTGCTACAAGAGTTATGGAATGTATTTCAAGACCTTGGCAAAAAGTTGGAAAAGAAAGATGGCTTCTAGTTGAAAAAAGAAAAGATGGAGTTTTAAAATATTATATTTCAAATTATTCAAAAACTTATCCAAAAGATGAAATAATAGAACTCATGCATAAAAGATGGAAAATTGAACAGGGATACCAGATTTTAAAAGAAGAATTGGGTCTTGATCATTATGAAGGGCGTTCGTGGTTAGGATTGCATCACCATATAGCTTTATGCTTTTTAGCATATTATTTTATAAATGAATTCGATAAAAAAAAACTTGAGATCTCATTTTCTGCTGTAAGGCGATATATAAATCGTATTTTTCAAACTATTTTTTGTCCATTTTGTGATAATACTTTTCCTTGCTTTCCTAAGCTTATTTTAAATACTTCTTAG
- a CDS encoding transposase — protein sequence MVDKEGLLVSLHVDSANPHESRLLMKTIKNSISLTKPRYILGDRAYDSDKLDLECKKLGISLVAYHKLNRKNHTQDGREARRLKKRYTVERTNAHLKNYRKVNVRYERDPKLFENFIWMAHCLIFIKKFNIHIDY from the coding sequence ATGGTAGATAAGGAGGGGCTCTTAGTTTCTCTGCATGTTGATTCTGCTAATCCTCATGAGTCACGCCTACTGATGAAAACTATAAAAAATTCTATATCGCTAACCAAACCTAGATATATACTTGGAGATAGAGCATACGATTCTGACAAACTGGATCTTGAGTGCAAGAAGTTAGGAATAAGTCTTGTTGCATATCATAAACTAAATCGTAAAAACCATACCCAAGATGGACGGGAGGCGCGAAGGCTTAAAAAGAGATACACTGTTGAAAGAACAAATGCACATTTAAAAAATTATCGAAAGGTTAATGTTCGGTATGAGCGAGACCCTAAACTATTTGAGAATTTTATATGGATGGCACATTGCTTAATATTTATTAAAAAATTCAATATTCATATTGATTACTAG
- a CDS encoding transposase, with the protein MIHFLPVIRSRKHDPAEILSGIFYVFITGIQRRNLSREYPPKSTCYFCFKKLSKLDAWKETYTQFFATYKKYFRANLNAVSVDGTFVKAVKGGAMIGKLRLEKEQKSCKW; encoded by the coding sequence ATGATTCATTTTTTACCAGTGATCAGATCAAGGAAGCATGATCCAGCAGAAATCCTTTCTGGAATATTTTATGTATTCATTACAGGCATTCAAAGGAGAAATTTAAGCAGGGAATATCCGCCGAAAAGTACTTGCTACTTCTGCTTTAAAAAGCTCTCAAAGTTGGATGCATGGAAAGAAACTTACACGCAGTTTTTTGCAACCTATAAAAAATATTTTAGAGCAAATTTAAACGCAGTTTCAGTAGATGGAACTTTTGTAAAAGCAGTTAAGGGTGGAGCAATGATCGGGAAACTTAGATTGGAAAAGGAACAAAAGTCATGCAAATGGTAG
- a CDS encoding methyltransferase domain-containing protein, with translation MEFAIDQNNLEKDLDFALEKKWSAKAIPIACEFGEIKEIMSLYNDDKYSNYWSIRNILLGDSVNYPALSHFIYMRYGGDELARKTLEDLNTLDPNKSYRILNAGSGFGSDMIEQAKLLPKAKFCGIEYNKRYADLSAKIIQALGMEERIKIYYANLTDPDQIKEIHAKEGFFDGAYSNLVVLHIKNKASLYQSISNLLKARAIYRNEDYTRQEKTNLKFAEEKIGCQNLLTIEEMIQLAHSSGFSNSSFSCLTDYWQEFTLQRKNNYLENVLQRSKKKEMFFQDVAEFFSDHGGCGGVFKHLKK, from the coding sequence ATGGAATTTGCAATAGATCAAAATAATCTTGAAAAAGATTTAGATTTTGCCTTAGAAAAGAAATGGTCGGCGAAAGCAATACCAATTGCATGTGAATTCGGAGAAATAAAAGAGATAATGTCTCTTTATAATGACGATAAATATAGCAATTATTGGAGTATTCGCAATATATTGCTAGGTGACTCTGTAAATTACCCTGCATTGAGTCACTTTATTTACATGCGCTACGGTGGCGATGAGCTTGCCCGAAAAACTTTGGAAGATCTAAACACACTCGATCCAAATAAAAGCTATCGCATTCTCAATGCAGGCTCAGGATTTGGTTCTGATATGATCGAGCAAGCAAAATTACTCCCAAAAGCAAAGTTTTGTGGAATTGAGTATAATAAACGCTATGCAGATTTATCTGCAAAAATAATACAAGCACTTGGCATGGAAGAGCGAATTAAAATATATTATGCCAATTTGACAGATCCCGATCAAATAAAAGAAATACATGCTAAAGAAGGTTTTTTTGATGGAGCATATTCGAACCTAGTTGTTTTGCACATTAAAAATAAAGCTTCTTTGTATCAATCCATTTCTAATCTTTTAAAAGCCAGAGCTATTTATCGAAACGAAGATTATACACGACAAGAAAAGACAAATCTTAAATTCGCCGAAGAGAAAATTGGCTGCCAAAACTTATTGACCATTGAAGAAATGATTCAACTTGCTCACAGTTCTGGATTCAGTAATTCTAGTTTTTCTTGTCTTACGGATTATTGGCAAGAATTTACTTTGCAAAGAAAAAATAATTATTTAGAAAATGTTTTGCAGAGAAGTAAAAAGAAAGAAATGTTTTTTCAGGATGTCGCAGAATTCTTCAGTGATCACGGTGGTTGTGGGGGAGTCTTTAAACACTTAAAGAAATAG
- a CDS encoding collagen-like protein translates to MNKLLKISTTLPLLFLAVSCGKKESPQSSNLSLYLTNSPFFKANPAANNATVKLPAGGCLFVHTFRQTDKGTIPVGSDLHVEGLDMDKVSYDRHKRTLCSNSPEDSNSSVTITATSRNLLSESKTVEIGSKSLPEFNIKLNINSDGSKKSFTIETKENTIVSNKIYNIQFLDESNNLVASTVKNRNDLLDTDFKKIGEILINGKNIEYIFDNVSLIDSIKFVVFANKNDSKGKKYKLSSDLNKNYKLENKIDGTIINADAFILGVGVRGPQGEKGEKGEDGAPGLNGIDGEDGAVGPQGEVGPKGTDGKDGAVGPQGPKGTDGKDGAVGPQGLQGETGPQGLKGTDGKDGAVGQQGQQGPQGLQGDVGPQGQQGPQGQQGPQGLQGDVGPQGLKGTDGKDGAVGPQGLQGEAGPQGAAGPQGLQGDVGPQGPQGLQGDVGPQGPQGLQGDVGPQGLKGTDGKDGAVGPQGLKGTDGKDGAVGPQGLKGTDGKDGAAGPQGEAGPQGEAGPQGEAGPQGPKGTDGKDGAVGPQGLQGEAGPQGPKGTDGKDGAVGPQGLQGEAGPQGPQGLQGDVGPQGPQGLQGDVGPQGPQGLQGDVGPQGPKGTDGKDGAGAI, encoded by the coding sequence ATGAATAAATTATTAAAAATCTCAACAACTCTCCCTTTGTTATTTTTAGCAGTAAGTTGTGGTAAAAAAGAAAGTCCACAAAGTAGTAATTTAAGTTTATATCTCACAAACTCGCCATTTTTTAAAGCAAACCCTGCAGCTAATAATGCGACAGTTAAACTCCCAGCAGGGGGGTGTCTTTTTGTTCATACTTTTCGTCAAACAGACAAAGGAACTATCCCTGTAGGGAGTGACCTTCATGTTGAAGGTCTTGATATGGATAAAGTTAGCTATGACAGACATAAACGAACTCTATGTTCAAACAGTCCTGAAGATTCAAATTCTTCTGTGACAATTACAGCTACAAGTCGAAATCTCTTATCTGAAAGTAAAACAGTAGAAATTGGAAGTAAATCTCTTCCAGAATTTAATATTAAACTAAATATAAACAGTGATGGTTCTAAGAAAAGTTTTACGATAGAAACAAAAGAAAATACAATTGTTTCTAATAAAATCTATAATATACAATTTTTAGATGAATCTAACAACTTAGTTGCTTCTACTGTGAAAAACAGAAATGATCTTCTAGATACAGATTTCAAAAAAATTGGTGAAATTTTAATTAATGGAAAAAATATAGAATATATTTTCGATAATGTATCATTAATTGATTCTATTAAATTTGTTGTTTTTGCAAATAAAAATGATTCAAAGGGTAAAAAATATAAACTATCAAGTGATTTAAATAAAAATTATAAACTAGAAAATAAAATTGATGGAACTATCATCAATGCTGATGCCTTTATTCTTGGGGTTGGAGTTCGAGGACCACAGGGAGAAAAAGGTGAAAAAGGTGAAGATGGCGCTCCAGGACTTAATGGTATAGACGGCGAAGACGGTGCTGTAGGTCCACAAGGTGAAGTAGGTCCTAAAGGAACTGACGGCAAAGATGGAGCAGTAGGCCCACAAGGTCCAAAAGGAACTGACGGCAAAGATGGAGCAGTAGGCCCACAAGGACTTCAAGGTGAAACAGGACCACAAGGTCTAAAAGGAACTGACGGCAAAGATGGTGCAGTAGGTCAACAAGGTCAACAAGGTCCACAAGGACTTCAAGGTGATGTAGGCCCACAAGGTCAACAAGGTCCACAAGGTCAACAAGGTCCACAAGGACTTCAAGGTGATGTAGGCCCACAAGGACTAAAAGGAACTGACGGCAAAGATGGAGCAGTAGGCCCACAAGGACTTCAAGGTGAAGCAGGCCCACAAGGTGCAGCAGGTCCACAAGGACTTCAAGGTGATGTAGGTCCACAAGGTCCACAAGGACTTCAAGGTGATGTAGGTCCTCAAGGTCCACAAGGACTTCAAGGTGATGTAGGCCCACAAGGACTAAAAGGAACTGACGGCAAAGATGGAGCAGTAGGCCCACAAGGTCTAAAAGGAACTGACGGCAAAGATGGAGCAGTAGGCCCTCAAGGTCTAAAAGGAACTGACGGCAAAGATGGAGCAGCAGGCCCACAAGGTGAAGCAGGTCCACAAGGTGAAGCAGGTCCACAAGGTGAAGCAGGCCCACAAGGTCCAAAAGGAACTGACGGCAAAGATGGAGCAGTAGGCCCACAAGGACTTCAAGGTGAAGCAGGCCCACAAGGTCCAAAAGGAACTGACGGCAAAGATGGAGCAGTAGGCCCACAAGGACTTCAAGGTGAAGCAGGCCCACAAGGTCCACAAGGACTTCAAGGTGATGTAGGTCCACAAGGTCCACAAGGACTTCAAGGTGATGTAGGTCCACAAGGTCCACAAGGACTTCAAGGTGATGTAGGTCCACAAGGTCCAAAAGGAACTGACGGCAAAGATGGTGCAGGAGCTATATAA